The following proteins are co-located in the Tripterygium wilfordii isolate XIE 37 chromosome 2, ASM1340144v1, whole genome shotgun sequence genome:
- the LOC120016750 gene encoding F-box protein SKIP23-like isoform X2: MAPSRSGSITSSRTQPDLAMRDWAELPLDALQLILQKLIIGKDYYRFACVCRSWSSVAVTYLSRYAPMDSPCLIVSGTTSQSRHLAFVVGKDIAKEQDFLPQISVPLREICIGSYQGWVVMIDDDIDIYLLNPFSDTCIDLPQIDMLELNNLGSFIINGFNFNMDGKLARFNFCIGKVILSTIPTASDCFVLFIYGHKKLAFCKVGDEAWSYIDDGALRYDIDRNPKFYMDAIYFKGQFYVVSARGEIYGNGSLTSHALINSLPLIHNCFGI; encoded by the exons ATGGCGCCAAGTCGGTCAGGGTCTATTACAAGCTCACGGACACAACCGGATCTAGCCATGAGAGACTGGGCTGAACTCCCTCTGGATGCCCTACAGCTAATCCTGCAAAAACTAATTATTGGTAAAGATTATTATCGATTTGCTTGTGTATGCAGATCGTGGTCCAGTGTGGCAGTAACATACCTTAGCCGCTATGCCCCTATGGATTCTCCTTGTCTAATTGTCTCTGGTACTACTTCCCAATCAAGACACCTTGCCTTCGTAGTTGGCAAGGACATTGCTAAAGAACAAGATTTCTTACCCCAAATCAGTGTTCCACTCAGAGAAATTTGTATTGGATCCTATCAAGGGTGGGTTGTCATGATTGACGATGACATTGACATATACCTATTGAATCCTTTCTCCGACACTTGCATCGACCTTCCTCAGATTGATATGTTGGAGCTAAATAATCTTGGGTCTTTTATTATAAATGGCTTTAACTTTAATATGGATGGCAAGTTGGCGAGGTTTAACTTTTGCATTGGCAAAGTAATCTTATCAACAATTCCTACAGCCTCGGATTGCTTtgttctatttatttatggacaCAAGAAGCTGGCTTTTTGCAAGGTGGGCGATGAAGCTTGGAGCTACATTGATGATGGAGCTTTGAG GTATGATATAGACCGAAATCCTAAATTTTATATGGATGCAATTTATTTCAAGGGACAGTTCTACGTTGTATCAGCAAGAGGAGAG ATTTATGGCAATGGGTCTCTCACCAGTCATGCCCTCATCAACAGTCTCCCCCTTATACACAACTGCTTTGGTATCTAG
- the LOC120016750 gene encoding F-box protein SKIP23-like isoform X1, producing the protein MAPSRSGSITSSRTQPDLAMRDWAELPLDALQLILQKLIIGKDYYRFACVCRSWSSVAVTYLSRYAPMDSPCLIVSGTTSQSRHLAFVVGKDIAKEQDFLPQISVPLREICIGSYQGWVVMIDDDIDIYLLNPFSDTCIDLPQIDMLELNNLGSFIINGFNFNMDGKLARFNFCIGKVILSTIPTASDCFVLFIYGHKKLAFCKVGDEAWSYIDDGALRYDIDRNPKFYMDAIYFKGQFYVVSARGEIFACDLTVSEPTLTEIYGNGSLTSHALINSLPLIHNCFGI; encoded by the exons ATGGCGCCAAGTCGGTCAGGGTCTATTACAAGCTCACGGACACAACCGGATCTAGCCATGAGAGACTGGGCTGAACTCCCTCTGGATGCCCTACAGCTAATCCTGCAAAAACTAATTATTGGTAAAGATTATTATCGATTTGCTTGTGTATGCAGATCGTGGTCCAGTGTGGCAGTAACATACCTTAGCCGCTATGCCCCTATGGATTCTCCTTGTCTAATTGTCTCTGGTACTACTTCCCAATCAAGACACCTTGCCTTCGTAGTTGGCAAGGACATTGCTAAAGAACAAGATTTCTTACCCCAAATCAGTGTTCCACTCAGAGAAATTTGTATTGGATCCTATCAAGGGTGGGTTGTCATGATTGACGATGACATTGACATATACCTATTGAATCCTTTCTCCGACACTTGCATCGACCTTCCTCAGATTGATATGTTGGAGCTAAATAATCTTGGGTCTTTTATTATAAATGGCTTTAACTTTAATATGGATGGCAAGTTGGCGAGGTTTAACTTTTGCATTGGCAAAGTAATCTTATCAACAATTCCTACAGCCTCGGATTGCTTtgttctatttatttatggacaCAAGAAGCTGGCTTTTTGCAAGGTGGGCGATGAAGCTTGGAGCTACATTGATGATGGAGCTTTGAG GTATGATATAGACCGAAATCCTAAATTTTATATGGATGCAATTTATTTCAAGGGACAGTTCTACGTTGTATCAGCAAGAGGAGAGATTTTTGCTTGTGACCTCACTGTTTCTGAACCTACACTGACTGAGATTTATGGCAATGGGTCTCTCACCAGTCATGCCCTCATCAACAGTCTCCCCCTTATACACAACTGCTTTGGTATCTAG
- the LOC120012669 gene encoding protein ALTERED PHOSPHATE STARVATION RESPONSE 1-like isoform X1, with protein sequence MGCTSSKLDDLPAVALCRDRCKFLDEAIHLRFAFAEAHLAYVQSLKVIGASLHNFIEQDFNGGAGEFFPSPKLNLPPKRKGDPIGEEGANSSHGKALHSHSNSGSHLNFHSDSEDDEDDSDAHSLHHSGHSSPLHHTQIGDYDMIPNQEAVEAYPGGFPGGFMQMNYMKKHTTPSVVYQQKPMSPETVYYGESSASTSYKQQYPYSADNSNQYSSFGYPNYGGGGGYYGSAEPPYGSSPRIQAEASSSKPPPAPPSPPRASAWDFLNPFEGYDKYYSAYTPSRDSKEVREEEGIPDLEDEEYQHEVVKEVHGDQKFVADGGGPRKHSKSAVEEEDEDEEVGSGGGEASLYQTRPSVESRGMEYEVHVVEKKVVDDERAEERARGGNAGRGRVRDVSEVAVEIKFQFERASESGNEIAKILEVGKLPYQRKHTVSSKMLHVVTPSLSVISSQPSTSKAVESSSSTDKATPAYLEIEEELAIRTKNLSSTLQKLYLWEKKLYNEVKAEEKMRVVHDRKCEKLKRLDERGAEAHKVDSTRSLIKSLSTKMRIAIQVVDKISETINKIRDEELWPQLNELIQGLTRMWQGMLECHHTQSQAVREARNLSRLGSSRKLSDAHLEATLRLEHELLNWTFRFSSWIRAQKGYVRALNNWLMKCLLNEPEETEDGRPPFSPGRIGAPPVFVICNQWSQALDRISEKEVVQSMRIFAMSVFQLWEHDKLAMRERMMANNDLERKVRNLDREDQRIQKEIQMLDKKIILADGGNSLSVSGHAVFQSDTSSGNLQGSLQRIFEAMERFTADSMKAYEELLQRSEEEMHAQESESDS encoded by the exons ATGGGTTGTACCAGCTCCAAGCTGGATGATCTACCGGCGGTCGCACTGTGCCGTGACCGCTGCAAATTCCTCGATGAGGCAATTCACCTGAGATTTGCTTTTGCCGAGGCTCACCTCGCCTATGTCCAGTCGCTCAAGGTTATTGGAGCTTCCTTGCATAACTTTATCGAGCAAGATTTCAATGGCGGAGCTGGGGAGTTTTTTCCCTCGCCGAAGCTCAATCTTCCTccgaaaagaaaaggagatccGATTGGTGAAGAGGGGGCCAATTCTTCTCATGGAAAAGCTCTTCACTCCCACTCAAATTCCGGCTCTCACCTCAATTTCCACTCAGATTCTGAGGATGATGAAGACGATTCAGACGCTCACTCGCTTCACCACTCTGGACACTCCTCTCCGCTGCATCACACTCAAATTGGAGACTACGATATGATTCCGAACCAAGAGGCTGTGGAGGCGTATCCTGGTGGATTTCCGGGCGGGTTTATGCAAATGAACTATATGAAGAAACATACCACGCCGTCGGTTGTGTACCAACAGAAACCTATGAGTCCCGAAACTGTTTATTACGGCGAATCTTCTGCTTCTACGTCCTATAAGCAGCAGTATCCGTACTCAGCCGACAATTCTAATCAGTATTCTTCCTTTGGGTATCCGAATTATGGGGGTGGCGGTGGATATTATGGCTCGGCGGAGCCTCCCTACGGATCCTCTCCTCGGATTCAGGCAGAAGCTTCTTCTTCAAAGCCGCCACCGGCGCCGCCTTCTCCACCTAGAGCATCAGCTTGGGATTTCCTGAATCCGTTCGAGGGCTATGACAAGTATTATTCAGCATACACGCCGAGCCGGGACTCGAAGGAAGTGAGGGAAGAAGAGGGGATTCCTGATTTGGAAGACGAGGAGTACCAACACGAGGTTGTTAAGGAAGTACATGGTGATCAGAAGTTTGTTGCTGACGGTGGCGGGCCAAGGAAGCACTCAAAATCTGcagtggaagaagaagatgaggatgaGGAGGTGGGCAGTGGTGGTGGGGAGGCGTCTCTTTACCAGACAAGGCCTAGTGTTGAAAGTAGAGGGATGGAGTATGAGGTGCACGTCGTGGAGAAGAAGGTTGTGGATGATGAGAGGGCAGAAGAGCGTGCCAGAGGTGGCAATGCTGGTAGAGGTAGAGTGAGAGACGTGTCTGAGGTGGCAGTGGAAATCAAGTTTCAGTTTGAGAGAGCGTCGGAGTCCGGCAATGAGATTGCGAAGATTCTTGAAGTGGGAAAGCTCCCCTACCAGCGTAAACACA CAGTCTCTTCCAAGATGTTGCATGTGGTTACTCCCTCACTATCAGTGATATCCTCACAACCATCTACTTCCAAAGCTGTTGAGTCATCATCCTCCACTGACAAGGCTACTCCGGCATATTTGGAAATTGAGGAAGAACTGGCAATCAGGACAAAAAATCTTTCCTCCACTCTGCAAAAGCTTTACCTTTGGGAGAAGAAACTGTATAATGAAGTTAAG GCTGAGGAAAAGATGCGGGTAGTTCATGacagaaaatgtgaaaagctgaaGCGTTTGGATGAAAGAGGTGCTGAGGCTCATAAGGTTGATTCAACGCGTAGCTTAATAAAAAGTCTATCAACAAAAAtgagaattgcaattcaagtCGTTGACAAGATTTCAGAGACCATAAATAAGATTAGGGATGAAGAGCTATGGCCACAGCTAAATGAATTAATTCAAGG GTTAACTAGGATGTGGCAAGGTATGCTTGAATGCCATCATACTCAGTCCCAAGCTGTGAGAGAAGCCAGAAATTTAAGTCGCCTTGGTAGCAGCAGGAAGTTGAGTGATGCTCACCTTGAAGCCACTTTGCGGCTTGAACATGAGCTTCTAAACTGGACTTTTAGGTTCTCCAGTTGGATAAGAGCTCAGAAAGGTTATGTGAGAGCCCTGAATAACTGGCTTATGAAATGTCTTCTTAATGAGCCAGAAGAGACAGAAGATGGCAGACCACCCTTTTCACCTGGTAGGATAGGAGCGCCCCCCGTGTTTGTGATATGTAATCAGTGGTCTCAAGCTTTAGACAGGATATCTGAGAAGGAAGTGGTTCAGTCCATGCGCATTTTTGCCATGAGTGTGTTTCAGCTCTGGGAACATGACAAGCTTGCAATGCGGGAAAGGATGATGGCAAACAATGATTTAGAGAGGAAAGTAAGGAACTTGGATAGGGAGGATCAGCGCATACAAAAGGAGATTCAAATGCTcgataaaaaaataattctggCTGATGGGGGTAACAGTCTTTCTGTATCTGGACATGCTGTATTTCAAAGTGACACTAGCAGTGGTAATCTGCAGGGGAGTTTGCAACGCATTTTTGAGGCCATGGAGAGATTCACAGCTGACTCCATGAAAGCATACGAGGAACTCTTGCAACGCAGTGAAGAAGAAATGCATGCGCAAGAAAGTGAGAGTGATTCATAG
- the LOC120012669 gene encoding protein ALTERED PHOSPHATE STARVATION RESPONSE 1-like isoform X2, with protein MGCTSSKLDDLPAVALCRDRCKFLDEAIHLRFAFAEAHLAYVQSLKVIGASLHNFIEQDFNGGAGEFFPSPKLNLPPKRKGDPIGEEGANSSHGKALHSHSNSGSHLNFHSDSEDDEDDSDAHSLHHSGHSSPLHHTQIGDYDMIPNQEAVEAYPGGFPGGFMQMNYMKKHTTPSVVYQQKPMSPETVYYGESSASTSYKQQYPYSADNSNQYSSFGYPNYGGGGGYYGSAEPPYGSSPRIQAEASSSKPPPAPPSPPRASAWDFLNPFEGYDKYYSAYTPSRDSKEVREEEGIPDLEDEEYQHEVVKEVHGDQKFVADGGGPRKHSKSAVEEEDEDEEVGSGGGEASLYQTRPSVESRGMEYEVHVVEKKVVDDERAEERARGGNAGRGRVRDVSEVAVEIKFQFERASESGNEIAKILEVGKLPYQRKHISSKMLHVVTPSLSVISSQPSTSKAVESSSSTDKATPAYLEIEEELAIRTKNLSSTLQKLYLWEKKLYNEVKAEEKMRVVHDRKCEKLKRLDERGAEAHKVDSTRSLIKSLSTKMRIAIQVVDKISETINKIRDEELWPQLNELIQGLTRMWQGMLECHHTQSQAVREARNLSRLGSSRKLSDAHLEATLRLEHELLNWTFRFSSWIRAQKGYVRALNNWLMKCLLNEPEETEDGRPPFSPGRIGAPPVFVICNQWSQALDRISEKEVVQSMRIFAMSVFQLWEHDKLAMRERMMANNDLERKVRNLDREDQRIQKEIQMLDKKIILADGGNSLSVSGHAVFQSDTSSGNLQGSLQRIFEAMERFTADSMKAYEELLQRSEEEMHAQESESDS; from the exons ATGGGTTGTACCAGCTCCAAGCTGGATGATCTACCGGCGGTCGCACTGTGCCGTGACCGCTGCAAATTCCTCGATGAGGCAATTCACCTGAGATTTGCTTTTGCCGAGGCTCACCTCGCCTATGTCCAGTCGCTCAAGGTTATTGGAGCTTCCTTGCATAACTTTATCGAGCAAGATTTCAATGGCGGAGCTGGGGAGTTTTTTCCCTCGCCGAAGCTCAATCTTCCTccgaaaagaaaaggagatccGATTGGTGAAGAGGGGGCCAATTCTTCTCATGGAAAAGCTCTTCACTCCCACTCAAATTCCGGCTCTCACCTCAATTTCCACTCAGATTCTGAGGATGATGAAGACGATTCAGACGCTCACTCGCTTCACCACTCTGGACACTCCTCTCCGCTGCATCACACTCAAATTGGAGACTACGATATGATTCCGAACCAAGAGGCTGTGGAGGCGTATCCTGGTGGATTTCCGGGCGGGTTTATGCAAATGAACTATATGAAGAAACATACCACGCCGTCGGTTGTGTACCAACAGAAACCTATGAGTCCCGAAACTGTTTATTACGGCGAATCTTCTGCTTCTACGTCCTATAAGCAGCAGTATCCGTACTCAGCCGACAATTCTAATCAGTATTCTTCCTTTGGGTATCCGAATTATGGGGGTGGCGGTGGATATTATGGCTCGGCGGAGCCTCCCTACGGATCCTCTCCTCGGATTCAGGCAGAAGCTTCTTCTTCAAAGCCGCCACCGGCGCCGCCTTCTCCACCTAGAGCATCAGCTTGGGATTTCCTGAATCCGTTCGAGGGCTATGACAAGTATTATTCAGCATACACGCCGAGCCGGGACTCGAAGGAAGTGAGGGAAGAAGAGGGGATTCCTGATTTGGAAGACGAGGAGTACCAACACGAGGTTGTTAAGGAAGTACATGGTGATCAGAAGTTTGTTGCTGACGGTGGCGGGCCAAGGAAGCACTCAAAATCTGcagtggaagaagaagatgaggatgaGGAGGTGGGCAGTGGTGGTGGGGAGGCGTCTCTTTACCAGACAAGGCCTAGTGTTGAAAGTAGAGGGATGGAGTATGAGGTGCACGTCGTGGAGAAGAAGGTTGTGGATGATGAGAGGGCAGAAGAGCGTGCCAGAGGTGGCAATGCTGGTAGAGGTAGAGTGAGAGACGTGTCTGAGGTGGCAGTGGAAATCAAGTTTCAGTTTGAGAGAGCGTCGGAGTCCGGCAATGAGATTGCGAAGATTCTTGAAGTGGGAAAGCTCCCCTACCAGCGTAAACACA TCTCTTCCAAGATGTTGCATGTGGTTACTCCCTCACTATCAGTGATATCCTCACAACCATCTACTTCCAAAGCTGTTGAGTCATCATCCTCCACTGACAAGGCTACTCCGGCATATTTGGAAATTGAGGAAGAACTGGCAATCAGGACAAAAAATCTTTCCTCCACTCTGCAAAAGCTTTACCTTTGGGAGAAGAAACTGTATAATGAAGTTAAG GCTGAGGAAAAGATGCGGGTAGTTCATGacagaaaatgtgaaaagctgaaGCGTTTGGATGAAAGAGGTGCTGAGGCTCATAAGGTTGATTCAACGCGTAGCTTAATAAAAAGTCTATCAACAAAAAtgagaattgcaattcaagtCGTTGACAAGATTTCAGAGACCATAAATAAGATTAGGGATGAAGAGCTATGGCCACAGCTAAATGAATTAATTCAAGG GTTAACTAGGATGTGGCAAGGTATGCTTGAATGCCATCATACTCAGTCCCAAGCTGTGAGAGAAGCCAGAAATTTAAGTCGCCTTGGTAGCAGCAGGAAGTTGAGTGATGCTCACCTTGAAGCCACTTTGCGGCTTGAACATGAGCTTCTAAACTGGACTTTTAGGTTCTCCAGTTGGATAAGAGCTCAGAAAGGTTATGTGAGAGCCCTGAATAACTGGCTTATGAAATGTCTTCTTAATGAGCCAGAAGAGACAGAAGATGGCAGACCACCCTTTTCACCTGGTAGGATAGGAGCGCCCCCCGTGTTTGTGATATGTAATCAGTGGTCTCAAGCTTTAGACAGGATATCTGAGAAGGAAGTGGTTCAGTCCATGCGCATTTTTGCCATGAGTGTGTTTCAGCTCTGGGAACATGACAAGCTTGCAATGCGGGAAAGGATGATGGCAAACAATGATTTAGAGAGGAAAGTAAGGAACTTGGATAGGGAGGATCAGCGCATACAAAAGGAGATTCAAATGCTcgataaaaaaataattctggCTGATGGGGGTAACAGTCTTTCTGTATCTGGACATGCTGTATTTCAAAGTGACACTAGCAGTGGTAATCTGCAGGGGAGTTTGCAACGCATTTTTGAGGCCATGGAGAGATTCACAGCTGACTCCATGAAAGCATACGAGGAACTCTTGCAACGCAGTGAAGAAGAAATGCATGCGCAAGAAAGTGAGAGTGATTCATAG